In Pseudomonas abieticivorans, the genomic window TGGCGGCAAAGGCGAACTGGCCAACTGGAACTGGGACCTGAGCACCACCTACGGGCGCAACAACGTGCACCACTCCAGCGACCTGAACCTGAACCCGTCCCTGGGCACCGCTTCGCCCACCAGCTTCAGCAATTTGGCTACCTTTCGCTTCGAGCAGTGGGTCAACAACCTGGACTTCACCCGCCACTACGACAGCCTGTTCAACCTGACCTCGCCAGTGCAAGTGTCAGCGGGCCTGGAGCATCGCTGGGAGCGCTTTCGCACCTTTGCCGGCGAGCCCGACGCCTACATCACCGGCACCTACCCCGCCGCCTCCGGCGCCCAGGCCGCCGTGACCATCCGCCCGGAAGACGAAGTCAGCCTGATCCGCAACAACTACGCCGGTTACCTGGACCTGGGCTTTGACCTCACCGAGCGCTGGTTCGTCGACGTGGCCGGGCGCATCGAACATTACGATGACGATTCGGGCAACACCTTTGGCCTTAAAGTGAACTCGCGCTATGAACTGACCGACACCGTCGCGGTGCGCGGCACCGTGGGCACCGGTTTCCGTGCGCCGTCCCTGACCCAGATCGGCTACACCGTGGCCGACAACCGCGTGGCCACGGATGTGAACGGCAACGTGGTACCGGCCGTGACCCGCCTCACGCCCTCAAGCAGCAGCCTGGCCAAGGCCTTGGGTGGCGATGACCTCAAGCCCGAGAAATCCCGCAACCTGGGGCTGGGCCTGACCTGGCAACCAGCGCCGCGCACCAGCGTGACGGCAGACGCCTACCTGATCGACATCGACGACCGCATCGCCCTCACCAGCAACATCTACGACCAGGGCAACGGCGTGATCAACGGCATTTTGCAGTCCCAGGGCGTGGCCAGCGGTACCTGGGTCAACTACTACACCAACGCCTTCGACACCCGCACCCGGGGCCTGGACATCGTGGCCGACCACACCACGCCGCTCGATGCCTTGGGCGATGTGCGCTGGAGCCTGGGGTTCAACTACAACAAAACCACCATCGAGGACATGCGCGACACGCCGGCCTCGCTGGCAGGCTCCGGGGTCACCCTGGTGGGCCGCGACCGCGAAGGCGACCTGACCGAAGCCTCGCCCAAGACCAAGTGGATCGTGGGTGCCAACTGGAAACTCGACGACCTGGCGGTGAACCTGCAGACCACCCGCTACGGCTCGGTCAAGACCTTGGCGGTAAACCCCAGCGGGGACCGCAGCTTCGGCGCAAAATGGATCACCGACCTGGACATTGCCTACACCTTCTTCGACCACCTGACCGCCAGCATCGGCGGTACCAACATCTTCGACGTGCGCCCCGACAAGCACGCCGTGTACAGCAGCCTGGGCCTGGCGGCCTATGGCAACCCGCCGTTCTACCCCGGTGGCGGCTACTGGTACACCAAGCTCGCCTACGACTTCTGACCCACCCGGCCGCGCCGCCGCACGGTGGCGCGCTTACCCCCCCCTTGACCGAGGTAGCGCCCTTGAAGCTGCAACGAACCCTGGCCAGCGCGGCCATCCTCCTGGCACTGGGCCTGGCCCTGCCAGGCTGCTCACCGTCAACGCCGGACGCAGCGGCGGCCAGCACCCTGAAAATCGCCTTCTTCGGCGACAACACCCAACTGGTCAGCCTGGACCCTTTCCAGGTCTACTGGCTGGAGCACCGGGTGGTGCTGCGCAACGTGGTCGAGTCGCTCACCGACCAAGACCCGCAAACCGGCAAGATCATCCCCTGGCTGGCCGAGCGCTGGGACATTAGCGACGATGCCCGCGAGTACACCTTTCACTTGCGCAAGGGTGTGACCTTCAGCAACGGCGAGGCCTTCGACGCGCAGGCCGTGAAAACCGCTTTCGACAGTGACAAGGCCTTCGCCAGCGAATTGCCGAGCACCTTTGGCGCGACCTACCTGGCCGGTTACGAGCACGCCGAAATCATCGACCCGCAGACCATCAAGCTGGTGCTGGCGCGGCCCAACGCAGGCTTCTTGCAAGCCACCTCCACCACCAACCTGGGCATCCTGGCGCCCGAGTCCTATCGCCACACTGCCAAGGAGCGCTCGCTGGGGGCGATCATCGGCAGCGGGCCGTTCGTGCTGGAGCACTACACCCCCGAAGCCGGCCTGCGGTTGGTCAAACGTGCCGGCTATGCCTGGCCCTCGGCCAACGTGCAGAACAAGGGCGAGTCCCACCTGTCGGCCATCGAGGTCAGCTACGTGCCCGAAGAAAGCGTGCGCAACGGCCAGTTCCTGCAGGGCCAGGTGGACATCCTGTGGCCGCGCAACCCGTTCTCCGACGTCGACCTGACGCTGCTGCAAAGCAAGAAGGCGACCATCCAGAGCCGCTCGCTGCCGGGCCCGGCCTGGAACCTGTACCCCAACACCCGTGGCAACCGCATCCTGGGCGACGGCGACGTGCGCCTGGCGGTGCTGAAAGCCATCGACCGCAAGACCTACGCCGCCACCCTCTACAACCCGGCCTTCCCGGTGGTGGACGGGGTGTACGACGTGACCACGCCGTACTTTCGCAGCCAAGGCCACAAGCTCGACTACGACCCGCAAGGCGCGGCCAAGCTGCTGGACCAGGCCGGCTGGCTGACCGGGCAAGACCAGTACCGCTACAAGGACGGCAAGCGCCTGAGCCTGGTGTACAACCTGGCCGGTAAGGAAACCGCCGGCGACGTGCTGATCCAGGACCAACTGCGCAAGGTTGGCATCGAACTCAAGCTGCGGGTGCAGACCACCGCCGAATGGGCCGCGGCCAACGCCTCGGGCAACTATGACCTGACCTACGCCTACATGACCCGCGCCGACCCGATCGTGCTGCAAACCATCCTCGACCCGCGCAGCGCCAACAGCTCGACCCTGGCCACCAACATCTACCCACCGGCCACGCTGGGCAAGGCCCAGGCGCTGTTCGACGCCGGCCTGACCGCCACCGCCCCGGACAGCCGCGCCCAAGCCTACGGCGAGTTGCAAGACCTGTTGATCGATCAGGGCTCGGCCATCCCGGTGTACGAACGCGTGTGGCAGGCCGCCACCTCGCCACGGGTGAGCAACTTCCACTGGAGCGCGGAGGGCTTTGCCTTCCTCAATGACATCGAGATCAAGCCATGAACCGCTACCTGCTCGGCCGTATCGGCCAGGCCGTGCTGGTGCTGTGGGGCGCCTACACCATCACTTATTTCATCCTGTACCTGCTGCCGGGCGATCCGCTGTCGATCATGCTCAGCGCCTCAGGCATGGAGATCGACGCGCTGAGCCCCGAACAACTGGCCAAGGCGCGGGCCTTCTACGGGTTGGACCAGGGCCTGGTGCAGCGTTACTTCCAACTGTTGTGGGGCGTGCTGCACGGTGACCTGGGGCAGTCGCTCACGCTCAACCGGCCGGTGACCTCGGTGTTGGCCGAACGCTTGCCGCAGACCTTGGCGTTGGCAGGCTCGGCCATCGTGCTGTCGTTGCTGGGCGGCATCGGCCTGGCGTACCTGGCCGCCTACGTGCGCTGGCAGCCCTTGAAAACCGCCCTGGCACGCTTGCCGGCGCTGGGCTTTTCGGTGCCGGTGTTCTGGATGGGCCTGCTGCTGATCCAGGTATTTGCCTTTACCCTGGGTTGGTTCCCGGCCACCGGCAGCCAGGGTTTCGCCAGCCTGGTGCTGCCAGCCGTGACCCTGGCGATCCCCAGCGCCGCGGTGTACGCCCAGGTGCTGCAGCGCGGCTTTCTGGACGTGTGGCGCGAGCCCTACATCGTCACCGCCTTCGCCAAGGGCCTGACCCGCGCCCAGGTGCAGGCGCGCCACGGCTTTCGCAACGCCGCCCTGCCGCTGCTGACGCTGATCGGCCTGCAGGTGGGCAATACCGTATCGGGCGCTGTGCTGGTGGAAACCATTTTCGCCCGCAACGGCGTCGGCCGACTGGTGCAAGAAGCCGTGCTGCGCCAGGACATTCCGGTGGTGCTGGCGGTGGTCACGGTGTCGGCCGCCGCCTTCGTGTTGGTCAACCTGCTGGTGGACCTGCTGTACCCCATCCTCGACCCGCGTATCACCCACGCGCCCAAGGTGAGCTGAGCATGACCACCTATATTCATGACCCATTGAGGTGGCAACCACGCCGCCGCTGGCAGCGCTTCCTGGACCTGGCCGTACCCTTGCTGCGCCGCCCCGGTTTCGTGCTGGCCGCAGCCCTGGTGCTGTTCACGCTGTTGGCTGCCGTATTGCCCTGGCTGTTGAGCAGCATTGACCCGTACGCCACGGTGCCTGCGGCCAAGCTGCTGGCGCCGAATGCCAGCCACTGGTTCGGCACCGACGAGCTGGGCCGCGACTTGTACACGCGCATGATCTACGGCGCGCGGCTGTCGATTCTGGCCGCGCTGCTGGCCGTCGGCATCGCGCTGGTGGCAGGCCTGGGCCTGGGCATCGTCGCAGGCTTTATCGGCGGGCGCGTGGACTCGGTGATCATGCGCCTGGTCGACGTGTTGCTGGCCCTGCCCGGCCTGCTGCTGGCATTGGCGATCGTCACCGCCATCGGTTTTGGCACCTTGCCAGTGGCCGTGGCAGTGGGCGTGGGGATCATCCCGGGGTTCGCCCGCACCACCCGCGCCGAGGTGCTGCGGGTCAAAACCCTGCCCTACGTGGAAGCGGCGCGCCTGGGCGGTGCCAGTTGGCTGCGCACCTTGCTGCGCCACGTGCTGCCCAATGCCTGGGGCCCGGTCGCGGTGTTGGCCACCCTGGATTTTGGCGCGGCGATCCTGGCCACCGCCGGCTTGAGCTTTTTGGGCTTTGGCGCCGAACCGCCCGCCGCCGAATGGGGCACGCTGATTGCCAACGGCCGGCACTTTTTGATCACCGCGCCCTGGGTCTCGTTGTTGCCGGGGCTGTTTGTGGTGTTGGTGGTGTTCAGCCTCAACCACATTGCCCGTACCTTTGAGGAAACCCAGCGATGAGCGCCTTGATCCAAGTGCAAGACCTGAGCGTCAGTTACCACAACGCTGGCCGGGTGACCAACGCCGTGCGCTCGCTGTCCTTCAGCATCGCCGAGGGTGAAACCCTGGCGATTGTCGGTGAGTCCGGCTCGGGCAAGACCACCATGGCCAGCGCGCTGCTGGGCCTGTTGCCGAGCAGCGCACGCATCACCGGCGGCAGCCTGCGCGTGGCAGGCGTGGACATCAGCCACACCCGTGAGCGGGCCAAGCGCGCGTTGCGTGGGCGGGTGATCGGCCTGGTGCCGCAAGACCCCATGGTCAGCCTGAACCCGACCTTGAGCATCGGCCGGCAGATCGGCGAAAGCCTGATGCTGGCCCACGGCAAGCGCTACCCTTCGCTTGATGCCGACGTACTCGAACTGCTTGAACAGGTCGGCCTGGACGACCCCGAACTGCGCGCCCGGCAATACCCCCATGAGCTGTCTGGCGGCATGCGCCAACGGGTGCTGATCGCCATCGCCCTGGCGGGCAAGCCGCAGCTGATCATTGCCGACGAACCCACCAGCGCCCTGGACGTGACCGTGCAGCGCAAGATCCTCGATCACCTGGAACAGTTGGTGAAGGCCCGGGGTATCTCCTTGCTGATCATCACCCACGACCTGGGCGTGGCACTGGACCGTGCCGACCGGGTGCTGGTGATGAGAAACGGTGAGCTGGTGGAACAAGGGCCGGCGCGCCAGGTGCTGTCGGCGCCCAGCCATGCCTACACCCGCGAACTGCTCGCGGCAGCACCGGCGTTTGGCAATGGCCAGCGGCCGGTGCCGTTCAAGGCAAATGGCGCAACAGCGTTGTTGAGCCTGGAACATGTGGCCAAGCAGTACCGGTTGCCGGCCCGCAAAGGCCAGGCCGAGCACTTTCACGCCCTGCAGGATTTGAGTTTCGAGGTGTTCGCGGGGCAGACGCTGGCCATTGTCGGCGAATCAGGTTCGGGCAAAAGCACCAGCCTGCGCATCGCCTTGGGCCTGGAGCAACCCAGCCAGGGTCGCGTGCGCCTGGACGGCCAAGACCTCACTGGCCTGAGCTGGCAACAGTTCCGCCCACTGCGCCAGCGGGTGCAACTGGTGCAGCAGAATCCCTTCGCCTCGTTGAACCCGCGCTTCACTATTTTCGACAGTGTGGTTGAACCGCTGGTGTCGTTCGGCTTGTCGAAGGGCCAGGCGCTGAAACAGGCGGCCCGCCAGTTGATGGATCAGGTGCAGTTGCCGGCCCGCTACCTGGACTGCCTGCCACGGGAATTGTCCGGCGGCCAGCGCCAACGGGTGGCCATCGCCCGCGCGTTGGCGTTGAAGCCGGATTTGCTGCTGCTGGATGAGCCGGTGTCGGCCCTGGACGTGTCGGTGCAGGCGCAGATCCTCGACCTGTTGCGCACCTTGCAGGCCGAGTTGGGGGTGGCCTACGTGCTGGTGTCCCACGACCTGGCGGTGGTGGAAAGCCTGGCCCATCAAGTGCTGGTGTTGCGCCAAGGGCAGGTGGTGGAGCGCGGGGCGGCGAGCCAGGTGTTGAATACGCCTGGGCACCGGTACACGCAGGAATTGTTGGACGCCATCCCGGGGCGGGCCGCTTCTGTTGGAGCGGCCCGCCCCGGTTCATCCGCGAAGACCGCGTCGCGGTATGCCTGATTCAATGCGCTGGCCTTTTCGCGGATGAATCCGCTCCTACAGGGTCGGTGTTCACCCAGTCACGCAGCTCGCGGCGACCGGCCGTGCCACACAGCAAGGCGCGCAGGGTGGCGAATCGGGGCTTGGCAGCGGCGGGAATAGACGGCATTGTCGTGCTCTCATTTTGCGTTGAATCCAGTAGGTCGAGGCCCGCCGTGCAGCACCATGCCAAACACCCCTCCTTTGCACAGGACTTACTCTACCGGCCCTTCTGGAGACACTGGATGCACGCTCGACACCCCCTCGCGACGCTGACCTGGCTGTTCGCGGGCCTGATCGCGTCAAGCACCACCTACGCCGAACCCAAGCCCGACACCATGGTGTACTTGAGCACCGTGGCCCCCAGCATCGAGCAAGACATCCGCTACGCCAGCGCCCACAACTTCACCGGGCACCCGCTCGACGGTTACGCCGCTGCCCAGTGTGTGCTGTCGCTGGACGCGGCCCAGGCGCTGGGCCGGGTGCAGGCTGCGTTGCGTTCGCAAGGCCTGGGCTTGAAGGTCTTCGATTGCTATCGCCCTGCCCGGGCGGTCGCCGACATGGGGCGTTTCGCCTCGCAGCCAGGCGACCCGCGCAAGGCCGAGTTCTACCCCAGGGTGCACAAGCAGGACTTCTGGCGGTTGGGCTACGTGGCCCGCGTGTCCAATCACTCCAGGGGTGCCACGTTGGACCTGACCCTGGTGGGCCCCGACGCGCTGCCGGCCCAAACCTGGACCCCAGCGAGCGCGCAAGTCGATTGTGCCGCGCCCTACGGCCAACGTTGGCATGACGGTGCCCTGGACATGGGCACCGGATTTGACTGTTTCGACGAACGCGCCCATACCCAGGCGCCCATGATCAGCGCCACCGCCCGGCAGAACCGCCAACGGTTGGCCAGCGCCATGGCCAAGGAGGGTTTTGCCGGGTATTCGGGCGAGTGGTGGCACTTCACTTTCAAGGGCGTGGGCGCTCCAGCCAAGGTCATGGACTTCCCCATTACGGCGCCCTGATGGGAAGCCTTTCCTTCGCAACATCGCTACATTTATTAGCCATTGAGCCCTACCCAGTGCGGTGCTAGTTTCTGCGCACAGACACTGATCAAGGAAGGTTGCGCCATGAAAGGCTGGCCGCTGTTGATGCTGTTTTTTCCATTGGCCGCGCTCGCGCAGGTCCCGGATACCAGTGACCAATTGATCGTGGTCACCACGAAAAACTGGACCGATACCCAAGGCACCGCCCAGCGCTATGAACGCCAGGGTGGCAGCTTCAAAAAGTACCAGGCGCCCTTCGCGGTGGTGATCGGCAAGAACGGAATGGCCTGGGGCCAGGGCTTGGTCCCCGTTGAGCCCGGCGCCGACCCGGTCAAACGGGAAGGCGATGGCAAGGCACCGGCCGGGGTGTTCAAATTG contains:
- a CDS encoding TonB-dependent receptor plug domain-containing protein, with translation MPDAYSNGPAKQFPLSALTASLLLSAVAPFADAAAEDTKLNAVTVISTGVRGQQRTVADSPAPIDIINSDQLLKTGRAELSEAISKLLPSFNFGTNIAGYNSVTRPLSNRSLGPTYTLVLVNGKRRHNGAVGQRGSIDNSGANAVDIDLIPVSAVDHIEILKDSAAAQYGSDAVAGVINIILKATDSGGHLETSYGKLYSGQGETLKVAGDEGFKLGESGFFHLAADARKRGEASWNDKADSTVKAYNDPAKQAAWDHVAIKNGDPDLKAFNLAYNAELPLDDVTLYSFSTYGERDAEAANYYRLPNGTASVPEIFPDGYFPLNNIKDTDYQFLFGGKGELANWNWDLSTTYGRNNVHHSSDLNLNPSLGTASPTSFSNLATFRFEQWVNNLDFTRHYDSLFNLTSPVQVSAGLEHRWERFRTFAGEPDAYITGTYPAASGAQAAVTIRPEDEVSLIRNNYAGYLDLGFDLTERWFVDVAGRIEHYDDDSGNTFGLKVNSRYELTDTVAVRGTVGTGFRAPSLTQIGYTVADNRVATDVNGNVVPAVTRLTPSSSSLAKALGGDDLKPEKSRNLGLGLTWQPAPRTSVTADAYLIDIDDRIALTSNIYDQGNGVINGILQSQGVASGTWVNYYTNAFDTRTRGLDIVADHTTPLDALGDVRWSLGFNYNKTTIEDMRDTPASLAGSGVTLVGRDREGDLTEASPKTKWIVGANWKLDDLAVNLQTTRYGSVKTLAVNPSGDRSFGAKWITDLDIAYTFFDHLTASIGGTNIFDVRPDKHAVYSSLGLAAYGNPPFYPGGGYWYTKLAYDF
- a CDS encoding ABC transporter substrate-binding protein gives rise to the protein MKLQRTLASAAILLALGLALPGCSPSTPDAAAASTLKIAFFGDNTQLVSLDPFQVYWLEHRVVLRNVVESLTDQDPQTGKIIPWLAERWDISDDAREYTFHLRKGVTFSNGEAFDAQAVKTAFDSDKAFASELPSTFGATYLAGYEHAEIIDPQTIKLVLARPNAGFLQATSTTNLGILAPESYRHTAKERSLGAIIGSGPFVLEHYTPEAGLRLVKRAGYAWPSANVQNKGESHLSAIEVSYVPEESVRNGQFLQGQVDILWPRNPFSDVDLTLLQSKKATIQSRSLPGPAWNLYPNTRGNRILGDGDVRLAVLKAIDRKTYAATLYNPAFPVVDGVYDVTTPYFRSQGHKLDYDPQGAAKLLDQAGWLTGQDQYRYKDGKRLSLVYNLAGKETAGDVLIQDQLRKVGIELKLRVQTTAEWAAANASGNYDLTYAYMTRADPIVLQTILDPRSANSSTLATNIYPPATLGKAQALFDAGLTATAPDSRAQAYGELQDLLIDQGSAIPVYERVWQAATSPRVSNFHWSAEGFAFLNDIEIKP
- a CDS encoding ABC transporter permease gives rise to the protein MNRYLLGRIGQAVLVLWGAYTITYFILYLLPGDPLSIMLSASGMEIDALSPEQLAKARAFYGLDQGLVQRYFQLLWGVLHGDLGQSLTLNRPVTSVLAERLPQTLALAGSAIVLSLLGGIGLAYLAAYVRWQPLKTALARLPALGFSVPVFWMGLLLIQVFAFTLGWFPATGSQGFASLVLPAVTLAIPSAAVYAQVLQRGFLDVWREPYIVTAFAKGLTRAQVQARHGFRNAALPLLTLIGLQVGNTVSGAVLVETIFARNGVGRLVQEAVLRQDIPVVLAVVTVSAAAFVLVNLLVDLLYPILDPRITHAPKVS
- a CDS encoding ABC transporter permease; the protein is MTTYIHDPLRWQPRRRWQRFLDLAVPLLRRPGFVLAAALVLFTLLAAVLPWLLSSIDPYATVPAAKLLAPNASHWFGTDELGRDLYTRMIYGARLSILAALLAVGIALVAGLGLGIVAGFIGGRVDSVIMRLVDVLLALPGLLLALAIVTAIGFGTLPVAVAVGVGIIPGFARTTRAEVLRVKTLPYVEAARLGGASWLRTLLRHVLPNAWGPVAVLATLDFGAAILATAGLSFLGFGAEPPAAEWGTLIANGRHFLITAPWVSLLPGLFVVLVVFSLNHIARTFEETQR
- a CDS encoding ABC transporter ATP-binding protein encodes the protein MAKQYRLPARKGQAEHFHALQDLSFEVFAGQTLAIVGESGSGKSTSLRIALGLEQPSQGRVRLDGQDLTGLSWQQFRPLRQRVQLVQQNPFASLNPRFTIFDSVVEPLVSFGLSKGQALKQAARQLMDQVQLPARYLDCLPRELSGGQRQRVAIARALALKPDLLLLDEPVSALDVSVQAQILDLLRTLQAELGVAYVLVSHDLAVVESLAHQVLVLRQGQVVERGAASQVLNTPGHRYTQELLDAIPGRAASVGAARPGSSAKTASRYA
- a CDS encoding M15 family metallopeptidase → MHARHPLATLTWLFAGLIASSTTYAEPKPDTMVYLSTVAPSIEQDIRYASAHNFTGHPLDGYAAAQCVLSLDAAQALGRVQAALRSQGLGLKVFDCYRPARAVADMGRFASQPGDPRKAEFYPRVHKQDFWRLGYVARVSNHSRGATLDLTLVGPDALPAQTWTPASAQVDCAAPYGQRWHDGALDMGTGFDCFDERAHTQAPMISATARQNRQRLASAMAKEGFAGYSGEWWHFTFKGVGAPAKVMDFPITAP